From a single Brettanomyces bruxellensis chromosome 5, complete sequence genomic region:
- a CDS encoding uncharacterized protein (BUSCO:EOG09264O3B) — MVEQINANPTVLDVSELPRRGDQADYVDKENIERSEEILYQHRLQELSLLTDYETLYDIEDTPVEGLNASSLIKEESNISIQSSLSNLEPIDAQEIYDLTASISDPEHPLTLGQLAVVNLNDIEVKNASDKSQIGEILLRITPTISQCSLATLIGLGIRVRLDRCLPKRFRITILLKEGTHQTEKQVNKQLNDKERVSAAAENPQLLKVISNMLSSCE; from the coding sequence ATGGTGGAGCAAATTAATGCAAACCCAACTGTTTTGGATGTTAGCGAGCTTCCAAGACGTGGAGATCAGGCTGACTATGTAGATAAGGAGAATATTGAGAGAAGTGAAGAAATACTCTATCAACATCGTCTTCAAGAGTTGTCACTTCTTACCGATTATGAAACACTTTACGATATTGAAGATACACCTGTGGAAGGCTTGAACGCGTCGTCATTGATTAAAGAGGAATCTAACATTAGCATCCAGAGTTCATTAAGCAACTTGGAGCCCATAGATGCACAAGAAATATACGATTTAACAGCATCAATATCAGATCCGGAACACCCACTCACTCTTGGACAGCTTGCCGTTGTCAATCTAAACGACATTGAAGTCAAAAATGCTTCTGACAAGTCTCAAATCGGGGAAATTCTATTGAGAATCACACCCACAATTTCACAGTGTTCACTTGCAACATTAATTGGTCTTGGTATACGAGTGAGACTCGACAGATGCCTACCAAAGAGGTTTCGGATTACAATTCTATTGAAAGAGGGAACACACCAAACAGAGAAGCAGGTCAACAAACAGTTAAATGACAAGGAAAGAGTTAGTGCCGCTGCAGAGAACCCTCAGCTACTTAAAGTGATAAGCAATATGCTCAGCTCATGCGAGTAA
- a CDS encoding uncharacterized protein (BUSCO:EOG09264DMU) — protein MAAPLIIGLSGASSSGKTTVANALGTIFPDSSIIHEDDFYLPDNQIPYNEEIHEYDWDCPGAINFENLTEVVKKLKLDETFDRQKYMHLETTNISNQIDKHFCVSPDIHNKLRTLAQKAFLDRKVYLIDGFLMFGSKQLVDLMDIKLFFRTDYETLKRRRQVRKYNVDAGVWTDPPGYFTKCVWPQYYHYHKGIFCDGEDEHKVRSTGGALNDYAKSVLHIDDFINNDDSDFDTLISDVFHTVIGHVRDSEVGIQK, from the coding sequence ATGGCGGCACCCCTTATAATTGGTCTTAGTGGGGCGTCCAGTTCTGGAAAAACAACTGTTGCAAATGCTCTTGGCACCATTTTCCCTGATTCAAGCATCATTCATGAGGATGATTTCTATCTTCCAGACAACCAAATCCCATACAATGAGGAGATTCATGAATACGACTGGGATTGTCCCGGTGCAATaaactttgaaaatttaACAGAAGTAGTCAAGAAATTAAAACTGGATGAAACATTTGATAGGCAGAAGTATATGCATCTAGAAACCACAAATATTTCGAATCAGATTGATAAGCATTTTTGTGTGTCGCCCGACATTCATAATAAACTTCGGACTTTAGCCCAAAAAGCCTTCCTCGATCGCAAAGTGTATTTGATAGATGGGTTCCTAATGTTTGGATCCAAGCAGCTGGTCGACTTGATGGATATTAAACTCTTCTTTAGGACGGATTACGAAACTTTGAAGAGAAGGAGGCAGGTCAGAAAGTATAATGTGGATGCTGGCGTTTGGACTGATCCACCTGGCTATTTTACTAAATGCGTGTGGCCCCAATACTATCATTATCACAAGGGCATTTTTTGCGATGGTGAGGATGAACATAAGGTAAGAAGTACAGGTGGTGCTCTTAACGATTATGCCAAGAGTGTGCTACACATTGATGATTTCATCAATAACGACGACTCGGACTTTGACACCCTGATTTCTGATGTTTTCCACACTGTAATCGGGCATGTTAGGGACTCAGAAGTTGGAATACAAAAATAG
- the KRE33 gene encoding killer toxin resistant protein (BUSCO:EOG09260ETR), translating into MSSTVNEKTKKKILDARIPALIRNGVQTKQRSFIIMVGDKSRDQIPNLHYLMMNSDLKMNKSILWAYKKKLLGFTSHRKKREKKIKKDIKRGRREPNELDPFEAFISNQQIRYVYYKETEKILGNTYGMLILQDFEGLTPNLMARTIETVEGGGVIVMLLKSMSSLKQLYTMTMEVHSRYRTEAHNDVVARFNERFLLSLADCKTCLVVDDTLNVLPVSGARNVRRLPPADEEEISPKQKELADLKESLADTQPAGSLVSLCKTVNQAEAVLRFIDAIAEKTFNTTVTLTAGRGRGKSAALGIAIAAAVSQDYSNIFVTSPSPENLKTLFEFIFKGFDAMGYVEHADYDIIQSTNPSFHKSIVRVDVKRSTHRQTIQYISPTDSQVLGQAELLIIDEAAAIPLPLVKKLLGSYLVFMSSTINGYEGTGRSLSLKLIDQLRKQAKSVVKDDGEVIENPSTRLIPGNGTSLDVRARKLVEATLSEPIRYAPGDPVEAWLNKLLCLDVKVDKNTKYVTRGCPHPSKCSLFYINRDTLFSYDPVSEAFLQKMMALFVSSHYKNSPNDLQLMSDAPAHQLYALFGPDAGKDGSIPTPLCVIQLALEGEISKESIRRSLSRGLRAGGDLIPWLVSQQFQDDDFASLSGARVVRIATHPDFQNMGYGSRALELLSDYFEGKFADINESKTIDDSKYAIKRLSDSELKKSSLKDKIAPRKGDELPPLFINLSHKSPYYLHYMGVSYGLTGSLLKFWKRSGYSPVYLRQTANDLTGEHTCVMLKVLPEREDKWLKAFSKDFHKRFLSLLSYNFKAFDCVQSLSLIDATKIGGSVSGKGELSREDLDETFTPFDLKRLESYANNLLDYHVILDLVPDISELYFKGRLSDTVKLSHVQLAILLSVGLQRKTVEDVARELNIEQNQALAMFAKVVRKISLHFGDILKKSITKTLPPLETEEEKTDGLASADQAEFEMEQDLNTAGKKAVDEVKTKQNELINSLKLDKYEIKDDLDDEWNANKPELAKAAKVKGTVSIKSGKKKRARKSAEEIYKEEINGAQGGNRKKRRHHK; encoded by the coding sequence ATGTCGAGCACGGTCAATGAGAAGaccaagaagaagatcttGGATGCAAGGATTCCTGCCCTTATTAGGAATGGAGTGCAAACTAAGCAGAGATCGTTTATCATTATGGTTGGTGACAAGTCTAGGGACCAAATCCCAAACTTACATTATCTTATGATGAACTCGGACTTGAAGATGAACAAATCGATTCTTTGGGCATATAAGAAGAAACTTTTGGGCTTCACCTCACACAGAAAGAAGCgggagaagaagatcaagaaggaTATCAAGAGGGGAAGAAGAGAGCCGAATGAGCTCGATCCGTTTGAAGCATTCATTTCCAACCAGCAGATCAGGTACGTGTATTATAAGGAGACAGAGAAGATCCTTGGTAATACGTACGGAATGCTTATATTACAGGACTTTGAGGGATTAACCCCTAACTTAATGGCCCGGACGATTGAAACTGTCGAAGGTGGAGGAGTTATCGTCATGCTCTTGAAGTCGATGTCATCTTTGAAGCAGCTTTACACGATGACCATGGAGGTTCACTCCAGATATCGTACCGAGGCACATAACGATGTTGTTGCCAGGTTTAACGAGCGATTTTTGCTGTCTCTTGCTGATTGCAAGACGTGTCTAGTTGTTGACGATACTCTTAATGTTCTTCCTGTCTCCGGGGCTCGGAATGTTAGAAGACTACCCCCGGCAGATGAAGAGGAGATATCGCCAAAGCAGAAGGAGCTAGCAGACCTAAAGGAGAGCCTTGCCGATACTCAGCCGGCAGGATCGTTAGTTTCTCTTTGTAAGACAGTCAACCAAGCAGAGGCCGTTTTAAGATTTATCGATGCGATAGCGGAAAAGACTTTTAACACCACGGTGACACTTACAGCTGGAAGAGGACGTGGTAAGTCTGCTGCTCTCGGTATTGCGATTGCCGCCGCGGTCTCACAGGACTATTCGAATATATTTGTCACTTCACCTTCACCTGAAAACTTGAAGACGTTGTTTGAGTTCATCTTCAAGGGATTCGATGCCATGGGCTACGTTGAACACGCCGACTACGATATCATCCAGTCGACCAACCCGTCGTTCCATAAATCAATCGTGAGGGTTGATGTGAAGAGATCCACGCACAGACAAACCATCCAGTACATTTCACCAACCGACAGCCAGGTATTGGGCCAGGCCGAGCTCTTAATCATCGATGAGGCTGCAGCAATCCCTCTTCCTCTTGTGAAAAAGCTCCTTGGCTCGTATCTCGTGTTCATGTCATCCACAATAAACGGTTACGAGGGTACCGGACGGTCGCTCTCACTCAAGTTGATCGATCAATTGAGGAAGCAGGCCAAGAGTGTTGTCAAGGATGATGGGGAGGTGATAGAAAACCCATCCACGCGTTTGATTCCTGGCAACGGCACTTCGTTGGACGTTCGTGCAAGAAAACTTGTGGAGGCTACTTTGAGTGAGCCCATCAGATACGCTCCGGGAGACCCAGTGGAGGCATGGCTTAACAAGCTTCTTTGTCTTGATGTGAAGGTCGACAAAAATACAAAGTACGTAACAAGGGGATGCCCACATCCAAGCAAGTGCAGTCTTTTCTACATTAACCGGGACACACTTTTCTCCTATGATCCCGTCAGTGAGGCCTTCTTGCAAAAGATGATGGCTTTATTTGTGTCTTCGCACTACAAGAACTCGCCCAACGACCTCCAGTTGATGTCCGATGCTCCAGCACACCAGCTATATGCACTATTTGGCCCCGATGCTGGCAAAGACGGAAGCATTCCAACTCCGCTTTGTGTCATCCAGCTTGCCTTGGAGGGCGAGATCTCAAAGGAGAGTATCAGAAGAAGTTTGAGCCGCGGTTTGCGTGCTGGAGGTGATCTGATTCCATGGCTAGTCTCGCAACAGTTCCAGGATGATGACTTTGCATCTCTCTCTGGTGCAAGAGTCGTGCGAATAGCCACACATCCGGATTTCCAGAATATGGGATACGGCTCAAGAGCATTGGAGCTTTTATCGGACTACTTTGAGGGGAAGTTTGCAGATATAAACGAGTCCAAGACGATTGACGACAGCAAGTATGCCATCAAGCGTCTTTCTGATAGTGAACTCAAGAAATCAAGCTTGAAGGATAAGATTGCTCCAAGAAAGGGCGACGAATTGCCTCCGTTGTTCATCAATCTCTCGCACAAATCGCCTTATTATCTTCACTACATGGGTGTGTCCTATGGATTGACGGGTTCGCTTTTGAAGTTCTGGAAAAGATCAGGGTACAGTCCGGTCTACCTTAGACAAACAGCCAATGATCTTACTGGAGAGCACACATGCGTAATGCTGAAGGTTCTTCCTGAAAGAGAGGACAAGTGGTTAAAGGCATTCAGCAAGGATTTCCATAAGAGATTCCTCAGCTTGCTTTCATACAATTTCAAAGCCTTTGACTGCGTGCAGTCGCTAAGTTTGATAGATGCAACAAAAATAGGAGGCAGCGTTTCAGGCAAGGGTGAGTTGTCACGTGAAGATTTAGACGAGACATTCACTCCATTCGATCTCAAGAGACTGGAGTCGTACGCAAACAACTTATTGGATTACCacgttattttagatttgGTGCCTGATATCTCGGAACTTTACTTCAAGGGAAGACTATCGGACACCGTTAAGCTTTCGCACGTCCAACTCGCTATTCTCTTATCGGTTGGTCTTCAGAGGAAAACTGTGGAGGATGTGGCTAGAGAGTTGAATATAGAGCAAAATCAAGCTCTAGCCATGTTTGCCAAAGTTGTCAGGAAGATATCTCTTCACTTTGGAGACATTCTAAAGAAATCCATCACCAAGACATTGCCACCTCTTGAAacagaggaggaaaagacAGATGGTTTAGCCAGTGCAGATCAGGCAGAATTTGAGATGGAGCAAGATCTCAATACTGCGGGTAAAAAGGCAGTTGATGAGGTGAAAACCAAACAGAACGAGCTAATCAATTCTCTCAAGCTTGACAAGTACGAGATAAAAGATGATTTGGACGACGAATGGAATGCAAACAAGCCAGAACTAGCCAAGGCTGCTAAAGTTAAGGGAACTGTGAGTATAAAGAgcggaaaaaagaagagagcCAGAAAATCCGCCGAAGAAATATATAAGGAAGAGATAAATGGTGCACAAGGTGGAAataggaagaagagaaggCATCACAAATAA
- a CDS encoding uncharacterized protein (BUSCO:EOG09263G4R), protein MSANQNDGVDQSPMSPSNENIDKKNLDATSTNADEDMIFNKDVDIQYSSDEDIANDKKGKRSGSFSASSNLETSTSSGDSDSDSDSDSGSGSDSDSDSDSNSNSNSESGSSVSSSGSESDSETDSMQANIKDDIEEHETDDEGPIRSKNEKSVEVAPELPEDYTIPESTPIKYLGTVTSIVENSVLVQSAVSAELQVLREGAVLCLENRSPLGILFEIFGRLQCPIFRVKFNNEAELKDRNIEKGMKVYYVVPSAQFALTSQIRSIRGTDASNVNDEELPESEQDYSDDEEESRAKRERKRQRKSKAKDGQIQKRQQHGSGGRIPNYLKSRFTALPSSKPRGYQSHAKPSQSSNNTRHHSTDHANTSQAQLAALNKAQKQFMSIMNPQSSNLSSGSTYVQNMYGQPASSNSLSNSHANSYSSSSTTHTYGKPAGNAHNGDSLMEKMQFLIQKQAKAASGQVKEHAAASSFNQKGNSAEYSRDPPDYSDEKEDSNDSYDPANPGF, encoded by the coding sequence ATGTCAGCCAATCAAAATGATGGCGTCGACCAAAGTCCTATGTCTCCAAGTAATGAAAACATcgataagaaaaatttagATGCTACTTCTACAAATGCCGACGAAGATATGATCTTCAATAAGGATGTCGACATTCAGTATAGTTCAGATGAAGATATAGCAAATGATAAGAAGGGAAAGCGATCCGGATCTTTTTCGGCTTCTTCGAATTTGGAGACTAGTACAAGTTCAGgtgattctgattctgattctgattctgattctggCTCTGGTTCCGATTCTGATTCCGATTCTGATTCCAATTCCAATTCCAACTCAGAATCCGGATCCTCTGTATCCAGCAGTGGTTCTGAATCCGATTCAGAGACAGATTCAATGCAAGCAAATATTAAAGATGATATAGAAGAGCATGAGactgatgatgaaggaCCCATAAGGtcaaagaatgaaaaatcagTTGAAGTTGCACCAGAGCTTCCAGAAGATTACACAATTCCGGAATCAACGCCCATAAAGTATCTTGGAACAGTTACGAGCATAGTCGAGAATAGTGTTCTTGTCCAATCAGCAGTCTCCGCTGAACTCCAGGTCTTGAGAGAAGGTGCTGTGCTTTGCTTAGAGAATCGTTCTCCTTTGGGCATACTATTTGAGATATTTGGACGATTGCAATGTCCAATTTTCCGGGTTAAGTTCAACAACGAAGCCGAGTTGAAAGACCGTAACATAGAAAAGGGAATGAAGGTCTATTATGTTGTCCCATCTGCCCAATTTGCGCTGACATCACAAATTAGAAGTATTCGAGGTACGGATGCAAGTAACGTTAACGATGAAGAATTGCCCGAGAGTGAGCAGGATTattctgatgatgaggaagagagTAGAGccaaaagagaaagaaaacgtCAAcggaaaagcaaagctAAGGATGGCCAGATACAGAAAAGGCAGCAACATGGATCTGGAGGTAGGATTCCAAACTACTTAAAGTCACGTTTTACTGCTTTACCTTCTTCTAAGCCACGCGGGTATCAATCGCACGCGAAACCATCGCAATCGTCTAACAATACTCGTCACCATAGTACAGATCATGCCAATACCAGCCAGGCACAACTTGCTGCTCTAAACAAAGCACAAAAACAGTTCATGAGTATCATGAATCCGCAAAGCTCCAACCTGAGTTCCGGAAGCACCTATGTTCAGAATATGTACGGGCAGCCTGCATCTTCGAATTCACTGTCAAATTCACATGCTAATTCGtattcttcctcttccacGACTCACACTTATGGAAAACCAGCTGGTAATGCACACAATGGTGATTCTCTAATGGAGAAAATGCAATTCTTAATACAGAAGCAAGCCAAAGCGGCATCTGGGCAGGTCAAGGAGCATGCAGCCGCTTCCAGCTTCAATCAGAAAGGTAACAGTGCCGAATATTCTCGAGACCCTCCTGACTACAGTgatgagaaagaagatagcAACGACAGCTACGATCCTGCAAATCCGGGAttttaa
- a CDS encoding uncharacterized protein (BUSCO:EOG09264CH7), with the protein MRYREPRRGSDYYRGGGHSEFHRPRRPLTPELDERYDHRSDYSRFGRDGYAEDRYHQHSYHRSHVIEPRRELARHEHHEHHEGNVKLARGPSISRREERSNYQQMSRSNSSEKKFVDRSKAIPSHSTGPKLQALRTEPLKKHYNYFDIKDQNHSLEKKRKVAQSMSRTGKSYKLVLKPIANKEGNKHNGSGAASVVEQIRALHHKVVDPRKHNDISYKKGSEGTFFQNISALIPVHYKYDSKHSLGPVPSTELVAWGYLPTTSLQIIRNNFSTFGPLKDVRGVDDKDTAVPLGICKVCFDGDPAIAHARVLKAISNTNMKLLISGKLIHTGLNVDDKLLHKITDELMAEKRKKEAAERIEAARQRTLLVQKKKEERMLKRKIESRSSSVTSNVPKDDASSLKKETAERLASELPRLSDHDRHIVPLSEARLPPTYGKYIDDRPFIWVSDRYVDTRNVSSATIRKLLLRYNCARVLTHRTGFYIVFNNLKDAQICFDKEDGRPIFHYRMFMTFYVPDRMMSRTRIGDRLSPVGQAKTLILNELKGYLFKDLREKVIGPAMMKIMDSPKYTSKIEDYRKKMEEKKRHEIEEQRAKLKEHEKIEKNEVQSLPIGLAPVGVNHQVVDISSLISSRRGGRSEVRRKHQSTVKNRRNVLPMSHVLNESDGENTESEVENEEGGEEEEDEDEAEVEAEEEIDRVELNKSEPSSEKRKATVSDSKKKARKLARTESPGVKTLSSEEEESKAILSSQPTTPETEEQESKITKPISIDSNFLPTVDSPQAACEDKFISQVPNLDWLQEVIKDSEDLKFCKEAMLSIDGSINNGHEDIRYFAWKQKQDEQREARLLKVAEAGEDDALKGFIREIRSNKELKSSTGSFRTSGYRKMPDKLKIDYLPYRRRIKKPLTTIQEEDNNDSATQANAVFSSRVNRAASRRFAADVSMQKQMLGSESDLLELNQLLKRQKPVQFARSAIHNWGLYALEPIAAKEMIIEYVGERIRQKVAEVREKRYLKSGIGSSYLFRVDDNTVIDASKKGGIARFINHCCDPSCTAKIIKVDGKKRIVIYALRDIAANEELTYDYKFEKETNPEERIPCLCGAPNCKGYLN; encoded by the coding sequence atGAGATACAGAGAACCGCGCCGTGGATCAGATTATTATAGAGGAGGTGGACACTCTGAATTTCACAGACCTAGACGCCCATTAACACCCGAATTGGATGAACGATATGATCATCGGTCAGATTATTCCCGTTTTGGCCGTGATGGCTATGCGGAAGATAGATATCATCAACACTCATATCACAGATCGCATGTTATTGAGCCTAGGAGAGAGCTAGCAAGACATGAACATCATGAACATCATGAAGGCAATGTTAAACTTGCCAGGGGTCCTTCCATTTCTAGGAGAGAGGAACGCAGTAACTATCAACAAATGAGCCGTTCGAACTCATCCgaaaagaagtttgttGATAGATCTAAAGCCATTCCAAGTCATTCAACCGGTCCTAAACTGCAGGCTTTGAGAACTGAGCCACTGAAGAAACACTATAATTATTTCGACATTAAAGATCAAAATCACTCgctggagaagaagaggaaggtGGCACAGAGTATGAGTAGAACAGGAAAAAGTTATAAACTAGTATTGAAACCGATAGCGaacaaagaaggaaataagCATAATGGGTCTGGAGCCGCATCGGTTGTAGAGCAGATACGGGCACTACATCACAAGGTTGTTGATCCTCGAAAACATAATGACATCAGTTATAAAAAGGGTTCTGAGGGGacttttttccaaaacaTTTCTGCATTGATCCCCGTTCATTATAAATACGATAGTAAGCATTCACTTGGTCCAGTCCCATCTACCGAGTTGGTTGCATGGGGATATTTACCGACAACATCACTTCAGATCATAAGGAATaacttttcaacttttggTCCTCTTAAAGATGTTCGAGGGGTCGATGATAAGGATACAGCTGTACCTTTGGGGATTTGCAAGGTTTGCTTTGATGGGGACCCAGCAATTGCCCATGCACGTGTCCTGAAGGCTATTTCCAACACCAACATGAAATTGTTGATCTCCGGCAAGTTGATACATACCGGATTGAATGTGGACGATAAGTTGTTACATAAAATAACGGATGAGCTAATGGcggaaaagagaaagaaggaagCTGCCGAAAGAATCGAGGCGGCAAGACAGCGTACGCTACTTgtacaaaagaaaaaggaggagagaatgttgaagagaaagatcGAGAGCAGATCATCATCTGTGACTTCAAACGTGCCAAAAGATGATGCTTCGAGTCTAAAGAAGGAAACTGCGGAAAGATTAGCGAGTGAACTTCCAAGGCTATCAGATCACGATCGTCACATTGTTCCGCTTTCTGAGGCCAGACTCCCCCCTACATACGGCAAGTATATAGATGACAGACCATTCATCTGGGTGTCAGATCGGTATGTGGACACGCGAAATGTCAGTTCTGCCACCATAAGGAAATTATTGTTGAGGTACAACTGTGCACGCGTTTTAACGCATAGGACTGGGTTCTATATTGTGTTCAATAACTTGAAGGATGCACAAATATGCTTTGATAAAGAGGATGGCCGCCccatttttcattatcgGATGTTTATGACATTTTATGTTCCAGACAGGATGATGTCAAGGACTAGAATTGGTGATAGGCTCAGCCCAGTTGGCCAGGCAAAGACTTTAATATTGAATGAGCTTAAGGGGTATCTTTTCAAGGATTTACGTGAAAAGGTGATTGGTCCGGCTATGATGAAAATCATGGATTCACCGAAGTACACGTCGAAAATCGAGGATTATCGTaagaaaatggaagaaaagaagaggcaTGAGATAGAGGAGCAGCGTGCCAAACTAAAAGAGCACGAgaagattgaaaagaatgaagttCAGAGCTTGCCAATCGGACTTGCACCTGTTGGTGTTAACCACCAGGTTGTTGATATATCATCGTTAATTTCCTCAAGACGTGGGGGCAGGTCCGAGGTCAGAAGAAAGCACCAGTCAACCGTCAAAAATAGACGAAACGTGCTGCCAATGTCACATGTTCTCAATGAATCAGACGGGGAGAATACCGAGAGTGAAGtggaaaatgaagaaggtggggaagaggaagaagatgaggatgaggcAGAGGTCGAAGCAGAGGAAGAGATTGATCGTGTTGAGCTCAATAAGAGTGAACCTTCTTCggagaagaggaaagcTACAGTTTCAGATTCTAAGAAGAAGGCCAGAAAACTTGCCAGAACCGAATCGCCAGGTGTTAAAACGTTATCTTCCGAGGAAGAAGAGTCGAAGGCCATACTTTCATCGCAGCCAACGACTCCAGAAACAGAAGAGCAAGAGAGTAAGATCACAAAGCCTATCAGCATTGATTCAAACTTTTTACCGACTGTCGATTCACCACAAGCTGCCTGCGAGGATAAATTCATCTCACAGGTGCCTAATCTTGATTGGCTCCAGGAAGTGATCAAAGATTCGGAAGACCTCAAGTTTTGCAAAGAAGCAATGCTGTCGATTGATGGCAGTATTAATAATGGCCATGAAGACATCAGATATTTTGCTTGGAAGCAAAAGCAGGACGAACAGCGGGAAGCTAGACTTCTCAAAGTTGCTGAGGCtggagaagatgatgcaTTGAAAGGGTTTATACGGGAGATTCGATCCAACAAGGAGCTCAAAAGCTCAACTGGCTCATTTAGAACATCTGGATATCGCAAGATGCCTGACAAGCTCAAGATTGACTATCTTCCCTACCGAagaagaatcaaaaaaCCACTTACGACGATCCAGGAAGAGGATAATAACGATTCTGCAACTCAAGCAAATGCTGTATTCAGTTCCAGAGTGAACAGAGCAGCAAGCAGACGGTTTGCGGCAGATGTTTCTATGCAGAAGCAGATGCTCGGATCAGAATCAGATCTTCTTGAGCTTAACCAGTTATTGAAAAGACAGAAACCAGTGCAGTTTGCTCGATCTGCAATTCACAATTGGGGATTGTACGCATTGGAGCCGATTGCTGCCAAGGAAATGATTATAGAGTATGTTGGAGAAAGAATCAGGCAGAAAGTTGCAGAAGTcagagagaaaagataCCTCAAGTCTGGTATAGGATCGTCATACTTATTCCGGGTGGATGATAATACAGtgatcgacgcgtcgaaaAAGGGCGGAATTGCGAGATTTATAAACCACTGTTGCGATCCTTCTTGCACCGCCAAGATCATCAAGGTCGAcggaaagaagagaattgTTATTTATGCATTGAGGGATATTGCGGCCAACGAGGAACTAACTTATGACTACAAGTTTGAGAAAGAGACGAATCCAGAGGAGCGTATACCTTGTCTATGTGGTGCTCCAAATTGTAAGGGGTATTTGAATTGA